Proteins encoded within one genomic window of Spirulina major PCC 6313:
- a CDS encoding type I restriction endonuclease, with product MSFDEKIAALIQRLPKLVDHLETEEATKNALIMPFIAALGYDIFNPQEVIPEFTADVGTKKGEKVDYAILSNGEVILIFECKKAGTDLGQAEKSQLFRYFSVTKARIAVLTNGTQYYFYSDLEASNKMDSRSFLELDLEDPRPHTLQEVKKLAKDNFDLERILSTASELKYTSAIKKVLSEQYDSPDEEFCKYFFSKTNPGGRFVGNAKESFMPLVKKALNQFVSEKINDRLRSALEPEGKEADPEVESPIEEEVVTSNIVTTEEELEAFRIIRAIVTKVIDPERVAYRDVKTYMSILFDDNNRKPVCRLWFNSRQKYLGTFDADRNETKNPIENLSDIYQYGEQIVAAVQRYIS from the coding sequence ATGTCATTTGATGAAAAAATTGCTGCTCTTATTCAGCGTCTTCCCAAATTAGTCGATCACCTAGAAACAGAAGAAGCAACAAAGAACGCTTTAATCATGCCCTTTATTGCAGCGTTGGGGTATGACATCTTCAATCCTCAAGAGGTCATTCCTGAATTTACAGCAGATGTTGGTACGAAAAAAGGTGAGAAGGTTGACTATGCGATTTTGAGTAATGGGGAAGTAATTCTAATCTTTGAATGTAAAAAAGCTGGAACTGATCTAGGACAAGCTGAAAAATCACAGCTTTTTCGGTATTTTTCAGTCACCAAAGCAAGAATTGCAGTGCTCACAAATGGCACACAATATTATTTTTATTCGGATCTAGAAGCATCCAATAAAATGGATTCTCGATCATTCCTAGAGCTGGATCTTGAAGATCCTCGCCCCCATACTTTGCAGGAAGTCAAAAAACTTGCCAAAGATAATTTTGATTTAGAAAGAATTCTCAGCACGGCTAGTGAGCTTAAATACACATCAGCAATCAAAAAGGTTTTATCAGAGCAATATGATTCACCAGATGAAGAGTTTTGTAAGTACTTTTTTAGCAAAACTAATCCTGGTGGTCGATTTGTGGGTAATGCAAAGGAAAGTTTTATGCCTTTAGTTAAAAAGGCTCTGAATCAGTTTGTTAGTGAAAAAATCAATGATCGTCTTCGTTCGGCACTTGAACCGGAAGGAAAGGAGGCAGATCCGGAAGTAGAATCACCTATTGAAGAAGAGGTTGTTACCAGTAATATTGTCACAACAGAAGAAGAGTTAGAAGCATTTCGGATTATTCGTGCGATCGTAACTAAGGTTATTGATCCAGAGCGAGTTGCTTATCGTGATGTTAAAACATACATGAGCATTTTATTTGACGATAATAATCGGAAACCAGTGTGTAGACTGTGGTTCAATTCTCGCCAAAAATATCTTGGGACGTTTGACGCAGACAGGAATGAAACCAAGAATCCGATTGAAAATCTCTCGGATATTTATCAGTATGGTGAACAGATTGTCGCTGCGGTTCAGCGTTACATCTCTTAA
- the bioD gene encoding dethiobiotin synthase: MMSLIITGTDTDVGKTVLTTALVAYWQQYRDPQSLGLLKLVQSGIGDGELYRQLFTLPQDPDTLVPLQFAAPIAPPLAAAAEGRTVDLAVVWQAYQKLQQAHEFVLVEGVGGLGSPVTDELTVADVAAMWRWEAVLVVPVKLGAIAQTVANVALARSLNLPLRGIVLSCAQPVTPEQLAQWTPIALIESLTQVPVLGVLPHLSERDRHDPAPLAAIATQLDLERLWPLPQTIPATP, translated from the coding sequence ATTATGAGTTTGATCATCACCGGAACCGATACCGATGTGGGGAAAACCGTCCTCACCACCGCCCTCGTGGCCTATTGGCAGCAATACCGCGACCCCCAGAGTTTGGGCTTGCTGAAGTTGGTGCAGTCGGGCATTGGAGATGGGGAACTCTACCGCCAACTGTTCACCCTGCCCCAAGACCCCGACACCCTCGTGCCGTTGCAGTTTGCCGCCCCGATCGCGCCGCCCTTGGCTGCTGCGGCTGAAGGTCGCACCGTGGATCTCGCTGTTGTTTGGCAGGCTTATCAAAAACTCCAGCAGGCCCATGAGTTCGTCCTCGTGGAAGGGGTTGGCGGTTTAGGGTCGCCGGTCACCGATGAATTGACGGTGGCGGATGTGGCGGCGATGTGGCGTTGGGAGGCGGTGCTGGTGGTGCCGGTGAAATTGGGGGCGATCGCACAAACGGTGGCCAACGTTGCCCTGGCGCGATCGCTCAACCTCCCCCTGCGGGGCATCGTCCTCAGTTGCGCCCAACCCGTCACCCCGGAACAGTTGGCCCAATGGACACCCATCGCCCTGATTGAATCCCTGACCCAAGTGCCCGTCCTCGGTGTATTGCCCCATTTGAGTGAGCGCGATCGCCATGATCCGGCACCGTTAGCTGCGATCGCCACCCAACTCGATCTTGAACGTCTTTGGCCCCTCCCCCAAACCATCCCCGCCACGCCTTAA
- a CDS encoding PQQ-dependent sugar dehydrogenase, giving the protein MMRTWQTWLGLCLLLGSCQPLALEPDNSDRAATPSTAIAPTAAAPSTAATAIATQPLNPTPITIALDELPAPYASNSVRKSPQVIAPPADASLNVPAGFVVNLFADGLDSPRWLALTPSGDVLVTETRQNRIRRLIDADRDGVAERVETFASAANGLDIPFGMAFAAGYFFLGNTDEVRRYPFTTGQTALEGKGDRIVALPGGGYNQHWTRNVVVSPEGDRLYISIGSRSNADIEPLPRASVQTLALDGQSLETFASGLRNPVGLDFHPVTGELYTTVNERDGLGDDLVPDYFTRIQAGEFFGWPYAYLTPQNLDPRHQTNGQSTAPDLVRQTQLPDVLFQSHSAALGLQFYDGNTFPDRYQNGAFVAFRGSWNRSTGTGYKVVFIPFDANGRPVGHYEDFLTGFLVNPSGPTTWARPVGLLVMPDGSLLMTDEANHRIYRIQYRP; this is encoded by the coding sequence ATGATGCGAACGTGGCAAACGTGGCTTGGACTGTGTCTCCTCCTGGGCAGTTGTCAGCCCTTAGCACTCGAACCGGACAACAGCGATCGCGCCGCCACCCCCTCCACCGCGATCGCCCCCACCGCCGCAGCCCCAAGCACCGCAGCGACAGCGATCGCTACCCAACCCCTCAACCCCACGCCGATCACCATTGCCCTCGACGAGCTTCCCGCCCCCTACGCCTCCAACAGCGTCCGCAAATCGCCGCAGGTTATCGCCCCACCCGCCGATGCCTCCCTCAATGTTCCGGCTGGATTCGTGGTCAATCTCTTCGCGGACGGATTGGATAGTCCCCGCTGGCTCGCGCTGACCCCCAGTGGTGATGTCCTCGTCACAGAAACCCGCCAAAATCGCATCCGTCGCCTGATTGACGCAGATCGTGATGGTGTTGCCGAGCGCGTCGAAACCTTTGCCAGCGCGGCGAACGGTTTAGATATTCCCTTCGGCATGGCCTTTGCAGCGGGGTATTTTTTCCTGGGCAATACGGACGAGGTGCGGCGCTATCCCTTTACCACTGGGCAAACGGCATTGGAAGGAAAAGGCGATCGCATCGTCGCCTTGCCGGGGGGTGGATATAACCAGCATTGGACTCGCAATGTCGTGGTTTCGCCAGAGGGCGATCGCCTCTACATTTCCATCGGTTCGCGCTCCAATGCCGACATAGAACCCCTACCCCGTGCATCGGTGCAAACCCTGGCCCTCGACGGTCAAAGCCTCGAAACCTTTGCCAGCGGTCTCCGTAATCCCGTCGGTTTAGATTTTCATCCCGTCACCGGCGAGCTCTACACCACCGTTAACGAGCGCGACGGCCTCGGCGATGACCTCGTACCGGACTACTTCACCCGCATCCAAGCCGGCGAATTTTTCGGCTGGCCCTATGCCTACCTCACACCACAAAATTTAGATCCGCGCCACCAAACCAACGGCCAAAGCACAGCCCCCGATCTCGTCCGTCAAACCCAATTGCCCGATGTCCTCTTCCAATCCCATTCGGCAGCGTTGGGGTTGCAATTTTATGACGGCAACACCTTCCCCGATCGCTACCAAAACGGCGCATTCGTCGCCTTCCGGGGGTCATGGAATCGGAGCACCGGAACAGGCTATAAAGTGGTTTTCATTCCCTTCGATGCCAACGGTCGGCCCGTGGGTCACTATGAAGACTTTTTAACCGGATTTTTGGTCAATCCCAGCGGCCCGACAACCTGGGCACGGCCCGTGGGACTCTTGGTGATGCCCGATGGCTCGTTATTAATGACAGACGAGGCTAATCATCGCATCTATCGCATTCAATATCGCCCCTAA
- a CDS encoding bifunctional heptose 7-phosphate kinase/heptose 1-phosphate adenyltransferase has translation MTTPASFFDDLRSAQTRLHQLLDRFVEPKVLVVGDLTLDEFLTGQVERISREAPVLILRHEFTRQIPGGGANAIYNLAKLGAKVKAVGIIGKDVQGEALRDIFAAAGIETAGIVVDPSRPTVTKTRIAGHARQSVTQQVVRVDRKSDDSPSLEVQLQLAALIREQQQDVDAVVCSDYGEGVFAPPVIEAALQHDRTIIDTQKDLPRYQGATIFTPNLPEAEAAAGYPLPDTAAVERATQDLRRLTQAQNMLITRGDEGMTLCDRHNTLQHIPAFNRTDVFDVTGAGDTVVAALTLALCLGATEWEAAVLGNLAASIVVRQFGTATTSIDELKTALDNLCAEL, from the coding sequence ATGACTACCCCGGCTTCGTTTTTCGATGACCTGCGATCGGCCCAGACCCGCCTTCATCAGTTGCTCGATCGCTTTGTGGAACCCAAAGTGCTAGTGGTGGGAGATTTGACCCTGGATGAATTTCTCACCGGGCAAGTGGAACGCATTTCCCGCGAAGCCCCGGTGTTGATTTTGCGCCATGAGTTTACCCGACAAATTCCGGGGGGCGGGGCCAATGCGATCTATAACCTGGCGAAATTGGGGGCCAAGGTGAAAGCTGTGGGCATCATTGGCAAAGATGTGCAGGGGGAGGCGTTGCGGGATATTTTTGCCGCTGCGGGGATTGAGACGGCGGGGATCGTGGTTGATCCGAGTCGGCCGACGGTGACGAAAACCCGGATCGCAGGCCATGCGCGGCAATCGGTGACACAGCAGGTGGTGCGGGTCGATCGCAAATCCGATGATTCCCCCAGTTTAGAAGTGCAGCTTCAGTTAGCCGCCTTAATCCGTGAACAGCAGCAGGATGTGGATGCGGTGGTCTGTTCGGACTATGGCGAAGGGGTGTTTGCGCCGCCTGTGATTGAAGCGGCACTCCAGCACGATCGCACCATTATCGACACCCAAAAAGACCTACCCCGCTACCAAGGCGCGACGATCTTCACCCCCAACCTCCCGGAAGCCGAAGCCGCTGCCGGGTATCCCCTCCCCGACACCGCCGCCGTCGAACGCGCCACCCAGGATCTACGCCGCCTCACCCAGGCGCAGAATATGCTGATTACGCGGGGTGATGAGGGGATGACCCTGTGCGATCGCCACAATACCCTCCAACACATTCCCGCCTTCAACCGCACCGATGTCTTTGATGTCACGGGTGCAGGCGATACCGTCGTCGCCGCCCTCACCCTTGCCCTCTGTCTAGGGGCGACGGAGTGGGAAGCGGCGGTGTTGGGCAATCTCGCCGCGAGCATCGTCGTGCGCCAATTTGGCACCGCCACCACCAGCATTGACGAACTGAAAACCGCCCTCGACAATCTTTGTGCTGAATTATGA
- a CDS encoding precorrin-2 C(20)-methyltransferase produces the protein MSPVASLGHLYGISVGTGDPELITLKGLRLLRQADVIAFPAGLHQKPGIAERIITPWFTSQQHLLPLDFPYTRDEDILMNAWQQAADQVWDYLAQGQDVAFACEGDVSFYSTFTYLAQTLREHHPEVTIETVPGVSSPYAAAATLGIPLTCQGQRYVVLPALYRVAELEKVLQWADVVVLLKVGSVYGQVWQVLRQWELLDRSWVVERATMPDQQIYDDLRDRPTLQLSYFSVLIIHNRPVAPDHSL, from the coding sequence TTGTCCCCTGTCGCCTCCCTTGGTCATCTTTACGGTATCAGCGTCGGTACTGGCGACCCTGAGCTCATTACGCTCAAAGGGTTGCGGCTACTGCGTCAGGCCGATGTGATTGCCTTTCCGGCCGGTCTCCACCAAAAGCCCGGTATCGCCGAACGAATTATTACCCCCTGGTTTACCAGCCAACAACACCTGCTCCCCCTCGATTTTCCCTACACCCGTGACGAAGACATCCTCATGAACGCTTGGCAGCAGGCCGCCGATCAAGTGTGGGACTATCTGGCCCAAGGTCAAGATGTGGCCTTTGCCTGCGAGGGGGATGTGAGTTTTTACAGCACCTTTACCTACCTCGCCCAAACCCTGCGGGAACACCATCCAGAAGTGACGATCGAAACCGTGCCGGGGGTGTCGTCGCCCTACGCCGCTGCTGCCACCCTGGGGATTCCCCTCACCTGTCAGGGGCAGCGATATGTAGTGCTGCCGGCGTTGTATCGGGTGGCGGAATTGGAAAAGGTGTTGCAGTGGGCGGATGTGGTGGTGTTGTTGAAGGTGGGGTCGGTGTATGGGCAGGTGTGGCAGGTGTTGCGGCAGTGGGAACTCTTGGATCGCAGTTGGGTCGTAGAACGAGCCACGATGCCGGATCAGCAGATTTATGACGATTTGCGCGATCGCCCCACGCTACAATTGAGCTACTTCTCAGTCTTGATCATTCATAATCGACCTGTCGCTCCTGATCATTCGCTATGA
- a CDS encoding energy transducer TonB: MTLPSIWAILASSIRQPTAIAAYASVGMHAMLGVALPSLPFFADGPLLSGDVGSPRNQVGMVELSAQDFSRLPLAVTMPASVSAGLPDIAVRSPQYPIPDLNQLPNSPLRSNPSSRPLPGPQQSPQNPGSAATIPYQYPIQPAPNNSGAGDRPNALPPRPSKTILQPPSRLSSAPNPGNPARPNSNRPQSPFDIANAGDDFRLQEYENPGDLLPRPRQSGIAAVFNQPNRSRPEKTAEGSGAATAPTPPAADPADPSEGAIAAQPSTPENPVLRDIEARRDSLSRNPINTTDAEADENNARWLASVTAQPRALTVAGIYPDDACLRRLSGTSIYGVEVQPGGTVTNVELIRSAGHQIFNAQARSQVTSLSFPEVNRPTPFKITVPFTYDRDQCPTLAVPARPEPSPTPAETPAAEETPPETEAAVDSDSSPDPAASPDPDPAD, encoded by the coding sequence ATGACCCTTCCGTCAATTTGGGCAATTCTTGCCAGTAGCATCCGTCAACCCACGGCGATCGCGGCCTATGCCTCGGTGGGAATGCACGCCATGCTCGGTGTGGCGTTGCCCTCCCTGCCGTTTTTTGCCGATGGGCCCCTCCTCAGCGGCGATGTGGGATCACCGCGTAATCAGGTGGGCATGGTGGAACTCTCTGCCCAGGATTTCAGCCGCCTGCCCCTTGCTGTGACCATGCCCGCATCGGTCAGTGCTGGGTTACCGGATATTGCGGTGCGATCGCCCCAATACCCCATCCCTGACCTCAACCAACTCCCCAACTCCCCACTTCGGAGCAATCCATCATCCCGACCGCTTCCGGGGCCGCAACAGTCCCCCCAGAATCCGGGATCGGCTGCCACCATTCCCTACCAATATCCGATTCAACCCGCGCCCAACAATTCGGGGGCCGGCGATCGCCCCAACGCCCTGCCCCCCCGGCCGAGTAAAACCATTCTTCAACCGCCCTCGCGCCTCAGTTCCGCCCCCAACCCTGGTAATCCGGCGCGTCCCAACTCCAATCGGCCCCAATCTCCTTTCGATATTGCCAATGCGGGCGATGATTTTCGGTTGCAGGAATATGAAAATCCGGGCGACTTGCTGCCTCGGCCACGCCAATCGGGGATTGCGGCGGTGTTTAATCAACCGAACCGATCGCGCCCAGAAAAAACCGCTGAGGGCAGCGGGGCCGCCACTGCCCCAACGCCCCCCGCTGCTGATCCGGCTGATCCGTCAGAGGGCGCGATCGCCGCTCAACCCAGTACCCCCGAAAACCCGGTGCTGCGGGATATCGAAGCCCGCCGCGACAGTCTCAGCCGCAACCCAATCAACACCACCGATGCCGAAGCGGACGAAAATAATGCGCGGTGGTTGGCCTCGGTTACGGCTCAACCTCGTGCCTTAACCGTTGCTGGAATCTATCCGGACGATGCCTGTTTGCGGCGGTTGTCGGGGACGAGCATTTATGGCGTGGAGGTGCAGCCCGGTGGGACGGTGACGAATGTGGAGTTGATTCGCAGCGCGGGCCATCAAATTTTTAATGCTCAGGCGCGATCGCAAGTCACCAGCCTCAGTTTTCCGGAGGTCAACCGCCCGACCCCATTTAAAATCACCGTTCCCTTCACTTACGATCGCGACCAATGCCCCACTTTAGCCGTACCTGCCCGACCGGAACCCAGCCCCACACCGGCTGAAACACCCGCAGCAGAGGAAACACCCCCTGAAACAGAGGCAGCCGTGGACTCGGACAGTAGCCCCGATCCCGCAGCAAGCCCCGACCCTGATCCCGCAGACTAA
- a CDS encoding phosphoribulokinase — protein MSERPIILGIVGDSAAGKTTLTRGIAQILGEENVTVICTDDYHRYDRVQRAELGISALAPDCNYLDIIQQHLSLLRTGQPILKPIYNHDTGMFDPPEYITPRKFVIVEGLLGYSTRAMRDSYDVKVYLAPPETLRATWKVKRDTRKRGYTEEAVIEQLRKREPDSEAYIRPQRQWADVVVSFYPPANESSADDLLLNVRLVLRPTIPHPDFSDILHAQGNHLGNAIRLELDRDMGKPVDVLEIDGHATAQQVQELERLLCTEVPYLGQFCSLTGNDAIGNLVGTTGEILQSFPLALTQLLITYHMLKASKLSGLSGTI, from the coding sequence ATGAGCGAACGTCCGATTATTCTTGGCATTGTTGGGGACAGTGCAGCCGGAAAAACCACCCTCACCCGTGGGATCGCCCAAATCCTCGGCGAAGAAAACGTCACCGTCATCTGCACCGATGACTACCACCGTTACGATCGCGTCCAACGTGCCGAACTCGGAATTTCCGCCCTCGCTCCAGACTGCAACTATCTCGACATCATCCAACAACACCTCAGTCTCCTCCGCACCGGTCAACCGATCCTCAAACCGATCTACAACCACGACACCGGGATGTTTGACCCCCCGGAATACATCACCCCCCGCAAATTCGTGATCGTCGAAGGTCTCCTCGGCTATTCCACCCGTGCCATGCGGGACAGCTACGATGTCAAGGTCTACCTCGCCCCGCCTGAAACCCTCCGCGCCACCTGGAAAGTTAAACGCGACACCCGCAAACGTGGCTACACCGAAGAAGCCGTGATCGAACAACTGCGCAAACGCGAACCCGACTCCGAAGCCTACATTCGCCCCCAACGCCAATGGGCGGATGTGGTGGTTTCGTTCTATCCTCCTGCCAACGAGTCGAGCGCCGATGATCTCCTGCTCAATGTGCGCCTCGTCCTTCGTCCCACGATTCCCCACCCGGATTTCAGCGACATTCTCCACGCCCAGGGCAATCACCTTGGCAACGCCATCCGCCTCGAACTGGATCGCGACATGGGCAAACCCGTTGATGTGCTTGAAATTGACGGCCATGCCACAGCGCAACAGGTGCAAGAACTCGAACGGTTACTCTGTACTGAAGTCCCCTACCTCGGCCAGTTTTGCAGTTTGACGGGCAATGATGCGATCGGAAATCTCGTCGGCACCACGGGCGAAATTCTCCAAAGTTTCCCCCTCGCCCTCACCCAACTCCTGATCACTTATCACATGCTCAAAGCCTCAAAATTATCAGGACTATCCGGTACTATTTAA
- a CDS encoding transposase encodes MGVSPLELSYHNKTLENCEKNSQIYNALKTWLGQDIPWAHLSHLTTCIWMVIAVIQTGAVNLTKWLPYLPCRGLFAQSKQRRVRRWLGNSRINIHRLYKPIIKAALADWQDEVMYLSLDTSLFWDEYCLIRVAVVHRGRALPLGWRVLAHPSASVAANTYRELLQDVARLLPQGVKVVLLADRGFVQTETMTLVRTFGWHYRIRIKSNTWLWHSAKGWSQPKAFHLKPGEALCWHNVKLHKGEWYGPVHVIFGRNNVNGEFWAVVSDEPTHLQTFAEYGLRFDIEEAFLDDQSGGWHLQSSQLRSVCVLSRLCFILALATLYVSAQGLEVVQSGKRRWVDPHWFRGNSYFRIGLEWIRTALLEGWRLIRLVAFFSNSDPEPAMASRPQHRQRSYRLEFQFCSFSYSPD; translated from the coding sequence ATGGGAGTCAGTCCTCTAGAATTGAGTTACCACAACAAAACTCTGGAGAACTGTGAAAAAAACTCCCAAATTTACAATGCCCTGAAAACCTGGTTGGGTCAAGACATCCCCTGGGCGCATCTGAGCCACCTGACTACCTGCATCTGGATGGTCATCGCCGTCATCCAAACCGGAGCAGTCAACCTCACGAAATGGCTGCCGTATCTGCCCTGTCGAGGATTGTTTGCCCAAAGTAAACAGCGGCGAGTCCGACGCTGGCTGGGCAATAGCCGCATCAATATTCATCGACTCTACAAACCCATCATCAAAGCCGCCTTAGCCGATTGGCAGGATGAGGTGATGTACCTGAGCTTAGACACCTCACTATTTTGGGATGAGTATTGTCTGATTCGGGTGGCTGTGGTGCATCGCGGTCGTGCTTTACCCCTAGGCTGGCGTGTGTTGGCTCATCCCAGTGCCTCGGTTGCCGCCAACACCTACCGAGAACTGCTCCAAGATGTCGCTCGACTCCTACCGCAAGGGGTGAAGGTGGTGCTGCTGGCTGACCGTGGCTTTGTGCAGACGGAGACTATGACGCTGGTGCGCACCTTCGGCTGGCATTATCGCATCCGCATCAAAAGCAATACCTGGCTTTGGCACTCTGCCAAGGGCTGGAGCCAACCAAAAGCGTTTCATCTCAAACCCGGTGAAGCCCTCTGCTGGCACAACGTCAAACTTCACAAAGGTGAATGGTATGGTCCGGTTCATGTCATTTTCGGTCGCAACAATGTCAATGGCGAGTTTTGGGCGGTTGTCAGTGATGAACCGACCCACCTCCAGACTTTTGCTGAGTATGGTCTCCGGTTTGATATCGAGGAGGCGTTTCTCGATGACCAGTCTGGGGGTTGGCACCTCCAATCTTCCCAACTTCGCTCAGTTTGTGTTCTTTCCCGTCTCTGCTTCATTCTGGCTCTGGCGACTCTCTATGTCTCAGCTCAGGGTCTTGAGGTTGTCCAATCGGGCAAGCGTCGCTGGGTTGACCCCCATTGGTTTCGCGGCAATAGCTATTTTCGTATCGGTCTTGAGTGGATTCGTACTGCTCTCCTTGAGGGCTGGCGCTTGATTCGGCTTGTTGCTTTCTTTTCTAATTCTGACCCTGAACCGGCTATGGCTTCTCGTCCTCAGCATCGGCAACGCTCTTATCGCCTTGAATTCCAGTTTTGCTCTTTTTCTTACTCCCCTGACTGA
- a CDS encoding sensor histidine kinase, whose product MVKQPKGFPSLGQIVGQSEQLDFLEVVPSDAIAPADTAEAEWSAAIAALNHLLLNLFAASPRPCAGVVLAGPNPVLHDPYLLTQLVTGLFRPKSLEDIALAHFQLPAAADDADPDPIAVTQQEYPLVPNDPLVDEQFCLVWTQGLGAVFVLDRDDQGKPAFHFSFSPEVLSQAWQALRSRLRLTCPHHVAPLDRLIAQHQPPSPDHRLITAFHRLMLKHLPQHTAPAAAPTIQINAQPRRPETTPTAEVELLQALTHEVRTPLTTIRMLTRLVLKKQRTLADDVVKRLKSIDQECTDQINRMELIFRATELESQVGDRDLGQLIPISLQQIIQQHTPQWQHQAQRRNITLTIVLPEQLPTIISHPAMLAQVLTGLIERLTRSLPSGENIAVQVTTAGDQLKLQFLSQNTTLSHSLKSLGQLLMFQPETGCLSLNLDVTKNLCHAMGGKLTVRQRPTAGEVLTIFLPLTSYRLITA is encoded by the coding sequence ATGGTGAAGCAACCCAAGGGATTTCCCTCACTCGGCCAGATCGTGGGACAAAGTGAGCAACTCGATTTTCTCGAAGTGGTTCCCAGTGATGCGATCGCCCCCGCCGACACCGCCGAAGCCGAATGGTCAGCCGCGATCGCTGCCCTTAACCATTTATTGCTCAATCTCTTCGCCGCCTCCCCCCGTCCCTGCGCCGGTGTCGTCCTCGCTGGGCCTAACCCCGTCCTCCATGACCCCTATCTCCTCACCCAACTGGTCACGGGACTCTTTCGGCCGAAATCCCTCGAAGACATCGCCCTCGCCCATTTTCAACTCCCCGCCGCTGCGGATGATGCCGACCCCGACCCGATCGCCGTCACTCAGCAAGAATATCCCCTCGTCCCTAATGATCCCCTCGTGGATGAGCAATTTTGTCTCGTTTGGACGCAAGGATTAGGGGCGGTGTTCGTCCTCGATCGCGATGATCAGGGCAAACCCGCGTTTCATTTTTCCTTTAGTCCAGAAGTGCTCAGTCAAGCGTGGCAAGCCCTGCGATCGCGCCTCCGCCTCACCTGCCCCCACCACGTCGCCCCCCTCGATCGCCTCATCGCCCAACACCAACCCCCCAGCCCCGATCATCGCCTGATCACGGCCTTCCATCGGCTCATGCTCAAGCACCTACCCCAACACACCGCCCCCGCTGCCGCCCCCACCATCCAGATCAACGCCCAACCCCGCCGACCCGAAACCACCCCCACCGCCGAAGTCGAACTCCTCCAAGCCCTCACCCACGAAGTCCGCACCCCCCTCACCACAATTCGGATGCTGACGCGGTTAGTGCTGAAAAAACAGCGCACCCTCGCCGATGATGTGGTGAAACGCCTCAAGAGCATCGACCAAGAATGCACCGACCAGATCAACCGGATGGAGTTAATTTTTCGGGCGACGGAGTTGGAGTCTCAGGTGGGCGATCGCGACCTCGGCCAACTGATCCCCATCTCCCTCCAGCAAATCATCCAGCAGCACACCCCCCAATGGCAGCACCAAGCCCAACGCCGTAACATCACCCTCACCATCGTTCTCCCCGAACAACTCCCCACCATCATCAGCCACCCCGCCATGCTCGCCCAAGTCCTCACCGGCTTGATCGAACGCCTCACCCGCAGCCTCCCCAGCGGCGAAAACATCGCCGTCCAAGTCACCACCGCCGGCGATCAACTCAAACTGCAATTCCTCTCCCAAAACACCACCCTCTCCCACTCCCTCAAATCCCTAGGACAACTCCTCATGTTCCAGCCCGAAACCGGCTGCCTCAGCCTCAACCTCGATGTCACCAAAAACCTCTGCCACGCCATGGGCGGCAAACTCACCGTCCGCCAACGCCCCACCGCCGGCGAAGTCCTCACCATCTTTCTTCCCCTCACCAGCTACCGCCTGATCACCGCCTAA